One part of the Anopheles coustani chromosome 2, idAnoCousDA_361_x.2, whole genome shotgun sequence genome encodes these proteins:
- the LOC131262028 gene encoding eukaryotic translation initiation factor 3 subunit I, producing MKPLVLQGHQRSITQIKYNREGDLIFSSAKDSKPSVWYSLNGERLGTFNGHIGAVWCVDVDWTSTRLITGAGDMNTFLWDVETGTSLGKIPCNSSVRTCNFSYSGNQASYSTDRAMSHPCELFIIDVRNIDSSISTADPVLKLTMSEQQSKITSMLWGALDETVITGHENGSLRIWDLRAVKELNSVNDHTASITDMQMSNDATMFVSSSKDSSAKLFDSESLMNLKTYKTERPVNSACISPLYEHVALGGGQDAMEVTTTSTQAGKFDSRFFHLVYEEEFARVKGHFGPINSMAFHPDGKSFATGGEDGFVRVQVFDSTYYEFMFE from the exons ATG AAACCGTTGGTGCTGCAGGGACACCAGCGTTCCATTACGCAAATAAAGTACAACCGCGAAGGAGATTTGATTTTCTCGTCCGCTAAGGACAGTAAGCCGAGCGTTTGGTACTCGTTGAACGGCGAACGTCTCGGTACGTTCAATGGGCACATCGGTGCTGTCTGGTGTGTTGACGTGGATTGGACATCAACCAGGTTGATCACTGGCGCTGGAGATATGAACACATT cttGTGGGATGTGGAAACCGGAACGTCCCTAGGAAAGATTCCATGCAACTCATCGGTGCGTACTTGCAACTTCAGCTACTCTGGCAACCAAGCCTCTTACTCAACCGATAGGGCTATGAGCCATCCGTGCGAGCTGTTCATTATTGACGTGCGGAACATCGACTCGAGCATCAGCACCGCCGACCCAGTATTGAAGCTGACGATGAGCGAACAGCAGAGCAAGATCACTTCGATGCTCTGGGGAGCGCTGGACGAAACAGTGATCACCGGGCACGAAAATGGTTCCCTGCGCATTTGGGACTTGCGCGCGGTCAAAGAGCTGAACTCGGTCAACGATCATACGGCAAGCATCACCGATATGCAGATGTCCAACGATGCAACCATGTTCGTCTCGTCGTCTAAAGACTCCTCGGCCAAACTGTTCGATTCCGAGTCGCTGATGAACttgaaaacatacaaaaccGAACGACCGGTCAACTCTGCCTGCATCAGCCCACTTTACGAGCATGTGGCGCTCGGTGGAGGTCAGGACGCGATGGAGGTCACCACAACGTCCACGCAGGCAGGAAAATTCGATTCGCGATTCTTCCATCTTGTGTACGAAGAGGAGTTTGCGCGCGTCAAGGGACACTTTGGTCCGATCAACAGCATGGCATTCCATCCGGATGGTAAGAGTTTCGCTACGGGTGGTGAGGACGGTTTCGTGCGTGTGCAAGTGTTTGATAGTACGTACTATGAGTTTATGTTTGAGTAA
- the LOC131262679 gene encoding nuclear pore complex protein Nup160 homolog isoform X2, translating to MDSLSITQFKEVPLLKQSIELKRKTIDVTCGGYPTLLIDSKTSEHSGGFILQGSNVERQHGARFIYWRTLRETIYLSETCLHRNDLWHEVKIIFKGSPILSVDIDKDVNLFMLIVTTTTFHRIPIKRPSSNDSILLTEQDSVLFTLNEHVITDPMNCYNFINNIGQSVPTMATAVHCAGKNSSSFAIATANSLHLGTMSSGGDKPEVKFVKLECQTPSVANFIEQIGSVWSTNRTNQSQVVTMCCITAPNREDQPLLFTVHRDGALRVWLHSGQLLTTEYLSKYTSGSRKDFHSCVSRGSNALVGLYVSFKTFSEFVILRPTVTSGTESLTLQNVYTVLAPTFDLIDFQLCEYNLWTLWCNAKNEMQTLVCELPVQGKMGKMNWQPVATASAVDDDLLEQADGIDLSEFYCKRIFNSGLFPPVAIKKTLMMLKQDISGREGSPVIGSMLRLKRDVIACIKRQLRKEQVAMERNGPCDEEKLLETSNQLWEKFYRYCVQYSEESSRPIGLFLCEEMGGEATSFAVGLVRKHVVSFIRSCDHLEAAFYSTEPQAVAETYDGTNLLISSLKTLEQTLSQDEKLELGNFLQQQQLLAAVPKLQDDLDADMQSQEMMSQSEPEPDAEADDEDNVQTDDLSQLGAAQHHFIAFDTIRKFGAKKLDLLEAIYSLLDLLTPTSKPNSELLKQAWEENYAGGLSIFTGPHLYSELALETTKQTIELRYTMLRNLFVLQHLIRTMQCDYRNEMVNVMLARLEPRIQTLLRSYQAMSWIANTRLELDWSRGRNEIVSTYPPSQRNTPLTLLQAYARCRLYYKQSREPWHPGSTLDEPLDEIPNCSMLSLTQKANVIITHLSPMHDDFRFGEWLSESALTIHIDNYVELVGDWCPTNRFSRSFIQAKAFLLDGDTFKALDLFLKSHEGVHKERFLLKFICHYANGEKRMVSPYEIASTYFLQVIRLFELYGAHDVVPVLVKIALKHTLQPERQAMLQNIEFCSYMTLGRYKEAYKSLWENVDPARRKDCLRQLINLLLSNGDLGRLMMLPSRGHLKDFTDIIAMNARTSDMEDGLRYDFLYAFFVGKHFMRDAADIAFEGAMRYISENTSREHLQLHFRMLLKCISCLATLPTWRAWVARPMNDNSNNDAQSLSAEPAVLNVEKLQERLTIVQAILCLAKNADDSKLLASMKPKELVTLLLHRKKYNQALQLAHSSVPAMVATVYGHLAKACVSASSTSADNTDNSWLHENCLADIPVGKDGASTAWNYLQHIIGNEPEDLAVDAHLAVLNNVVSSGASVPLWLRTWCFEHSPVQLVRTYWSHGFLEDACDCMEELFKKRYFTPGHCHHVAFPLTLYERLYYDLENSPNRSQATVDKYLRLVKDYM from the exons ATGGATTCATTATCTATTACCCAGTTCAAAGAAGTTCCTCTCCTCAAGCAGAGTATTgagctgaaaagaaaaaccatcgATGTGACGTGTG GAGGATATCCGACTTTGTTGATTGATTCGAAAACATCCGAGCACTCGGGTGGTTTCATTCTTCAAGGGTCCAATGTAGAACGCCAACATGGCGCACGGTTTATATACTG GCGTACGTTGAGAGAAACCATTTACTTATCCGAGACATGTCTGCATCGAAATGACCTTTGGCATgaagtgaaaataattttcaaaggCAGTCCAATTCTATCGGTGGACATCGACAAAGATGTGAACCTCTTCATGCTTATCGTTACAACAACTACCTTTCATCGGATTCCCATTAAACGTCCATCGAGCAACGATAGCATTCTACTAACTGAACAGGATTCAGTGCTGTTTACGCTCAACGAACATGTCATAACGGATCCGATGAATTGCTATAATTTCATCAATAATATTG GTCAATCGGTCCCTACGATGGCCACGGCTGTACACTGCGCCGGTAAAAACAGCAGCTCGTTTGCCATTGCTACGGCCAATTCACTGCATCTCGGAACGATGAGTTCGGGAGGTGACAAGCCGGAAGTTAAGTTTGTGAAGCTGGAGTGCCAAACGCCATCGGTAGCCAACTTCATCGAACAAATTGGTTCCGTGTGGAGTACGAACCGTACCAACCAGTCGCAGGTTGTTACGATGTGCTGCATTACAGCGCCCAACCGGGAGGATCAGCCACTTCTTTTCACCGTCCATCGTGACGGCGCACTACGCGTTTGGCTGCATTCTGGGCAGCTTCTAACCACCGAATATCTGAGCAAGTACACCAGCGGTAGTAGGAAAGATT TTCATAGTTGCGTTTCTCGCGGATCTAATGCATTGGTCGGACTGTACGTGtcctttaaaacattttccgaaTTTGTCATCCTTCGGCCGACGGTGACGTCCGGTACTGAATCGCTAACACTGCAGAATGTGTACACTGTTCTTGCGCCGACATTTGATCTGATCGATTTCCAATTGTGCGAGTACAACCTCTGGACGCTGTGGTGCAACGCCAAGAATGAAATGCAAACACTCGTCTGCGAGCTGCCCGTTCAAGgcaaaatggggaaaatgaaTTGGCAACCGGTGGCCACGGCAAGCGCTGTGGATGATGATCTGCTGGAGCAGGCAGATGGTATCGATTTGTCCGAGTTTTACTGCAAACGCATTTTCAACTCGGGACTTTTCCCCCCCGTTGCAATTAAAAAGACCCTTATG ATGCTTAAACAGGATATAAGCGGTCGTGAGGGAAGCCCTGTCATTGGCAGCATGTTGCGATTGAAGCGGGACGTTATCGCCTGCATCAAGAGGCAGCTGCGGAAGGAACAGGTCGCTATGGAGCGGAATGGACCTTGCGATGAGGAAAAGCTGCTGGAAACATCGAATCAGCtgtgggaaaagttttatcgCTACTGCGTTCAGTACAGTGAAGAGTCTTCTCGTCCCATTGGTTTGTTTCTCTGCGAGGAAATGGGCGGTGAGGCAACCAGTTTTGCCGTTGGCCTGGTTCGCAAACATGTTGTCAGCTTTATTCGCTCGTGCGATCATCTGGAGGCAGCATTTTATAGCACAGAACCTCAAGCAGTAGCCGAAACATACGACGGGACAAATTTGCTTATCAGTTCGCTGAAAACACTGGAGCAAACTCTGAGCCAGGATGAAAAGCTGGAGCTTGGCAACtttctccagcagcagcagctcctcgCAGCTGTTCCAAAGTTGCAGGATGACCTAGATGCTGACATGCAATCACAGGAAATGATGTCTCAATCTGAACCTGAACCTGATGCTGAAGCGGATGATGAAGACAATGTTCAAACGGATGATCTGTCGCAACTCGGTGCCGCACAACAtcattttattgcattt GATACAATTCGCAAGTTTGGGGCAAAGAAGCTGGATTTATTGGAAGccatttatagtttgcttGACTTGCTAACGCCCACTTCTAAACCTAACTCGGAACTTTTGAAGCAAGCTTGGGAGGAGAATTATGCTGGTGGGTTGTCTATTTTCACCGGTCCGCACCTTTACAGCGAATTAGCCCTGGAGACAACGAAACAGACTATCGAATTACGTTACACAATGCTGCGCAATCTGTTTGTGCTGCAGCATCTTATTAGAACGATGCAATGCGACTATCGGAACGAAATGGTTAACGTGATGTTGGCCAGACTCGAGCCACGTATCCAAACGTTGCTGCGTTCCTATCAAGCGATGAGCTGGATTGCTAACACGCGTCTGGAGTTGGATTGGTCCCGCGGAAG AAACGAAATAGTCTCCACCTATCCACCCAGCCAACGAAACACTCCACTCACTTTACTGCAGGCGTACGCCAGGTGTCGCCTATACTACAAACAATCTCGGGAACCTTGGCATCCAGGAAGTACATTGGATGAGCCATTGGATGAAATTCCCAACTGTTCGATGCTTTCGTTAACGCAAAAAGCAAACGTCATCATCACGCACTT GTCCCCAATGCATGACGATTTTCGTTTCGGCGAGTGGCTTTCAGAAAGCGCACTTACGATCCATATCGATAACTACGTTGAGCTGGTGGGTGACTGGTGTCCAACGAACAGATTTTCTA GAAGCTTCATCCAAGCCAAAGCCTTTCTCCTCGATGGCGATACGTTCAAAGCTCTTGATCTCTTCCTGAAATCACACGAGGGAGTCCATAAGGAACGATTCTTGCTGAAGTTTATCTGTCATTATGCAAACGGAGAGAAGCGCATGGTGTCGCCGTATGAAATCGCGTCCACGTACTTTTTACAGGTCATTCGTCTTTTTGAGCTGTACGGCGCACACGATGTTGTTCCGGTGCTGGTGAAAATCGCCCTGAAACATACGTTACAACCGGAGCGGCAG GCAATGTTACAGAACATTGAATTCTGCAGCTACATGACGTTGGGTCGCTATAAGGAGGCCTACAAGTCGCTATGGGAAAACGTCGATCCGGCACGCAGGAAGGATTGCTTGCGTCAGTTGATCAACTTGCTACTTTCGAATGGGGACCTGGGTCGGCTAATGATGCTTCCGTCTCGCGGTCACCTGAAGGACTTCACTGACATCATTGCCATGAATGCACGTACCTCAGATATGGAGGACGGCCTGCGGTACGATTTCTTGTACGCATTCTTCGTCGGAAAACATTTCATGCGCGATG CTGCTGATATTGCGTTTGAAGGTGCGATGCGTTACATTAGCGAAAACACTTCACGTGAACACCTACAACTACACTTCCGGATGCTGCTGAAATGTATCTCTTGTCTTGCCACTTTACCCACGTGGCGAGCGTGGGTAGCTCGCCCTATGAACGATAACAGCAACAATGACGCGCAG AGCCTTTCCGCTGAACCAGCGGTGCTCAACGTAGAAAAACTTCAGGAGCGGTTAACGATCGTACAAGCTATCCTTTGCCTTGCAAAGAACGCCGACGACTCCAAGCTGCTCGCGTCGATGAAGCCGAAAGAATTGGTAACGCTTCTTTTGCACCGAAAGAAGTATAATCAAGCGTTGCAACTAGCGCACTCCAGTGTGCCTGCGATGGTGGCCACGGTATACGGTCATCTGGCAAAAGCGTGTGTGTCAGCTTCATCTACCAGCGCAGACAACACCGACAACAGCTGGCTGCATGAGAATTGTTTGGCGGACATTCCGGTCGGCAAGGACGGCGCGTCCACGGCGTGGAACTATTTACAGCACATTATTGGGAACGAGCCGGAAGATTTGGCTGTCGATGCGCATCTCGCAGTTCTCAACAATGTTGTATCATCCGGCGCAAGTGTTCCTCTGTGGCTTCGAACTTGGTGCTTCGAGCATAGTCCGGTGCAATTGGTTCGAACCTACTGGAGCCACGGTTTCCTAGAGGACGCCTGCGATTGTATGGAGGAATTGTTCAAGAAACGGTACTTCACGCCCGGCCATTGCCATCATGTTGCCTTCCCATTGACGCTGTACGAGCGCCTGTATTATGATTTGGAAAATTCGCCAAACCGTTCACAG GCGACTGTAGACAAATATCTACGGCTGGTAAAAGATTATATGTAA
- the LOC131262679 gene encoding nuclear pore complex protein Nup160 homolog isoform X1, which yields MDSLSITQFKEVPLLKQSIELKRKTIDVTCGGYPTLLIDSKTSEHSGGFILQGSNVERQHGARFIYWRTLRETIYLSETCLHRNDLWHEVKIIFKGSPILSVDIDKDVNLFMLIVTTTTFHRIPIKRPSSNDSILLTEQDSVLFTLNEHVITDPMNCYNFINNIGQSVPTMATAVHCAGKNSSSFAIATANSLHLGTMSSGGDKPEVKFVKLECQTPSVANFIEQIGSVWSTNRTNQSQVVTMCCITAPNREDQPLLFTVHRDGALRVWLHSGQLLTTEYLSKYTSGSRKDFHSCVSRGSNALVGLYVSFKTFSEFVILRPTVTSGTESLTLQNVYTVLAPTFDLIDFQLCEYNLWTLWCNAKNEMQTLVCELPVQGKMGKMNWQPVATASAVDDDLLEQADGIDLSEFYCKRIFNSGLFPPVAIKKTLMMLKQDISGREGSPVIGSMLRLKRDVIACIKRQLRKEQVAMERNGPCDEEKLLETSNQLWEKFYRYCVQYSEESSRPIGLFLCEEMGGEATSFAVGLVRKHVVSFIRSCDHLEAAFYSTEPQAVAETYDGTNLLISSLKTLEQTLSQDEKLELGNFLQQQQLLAAVPKLQDDLDADMQSQEMMSQSEPEPDAEADDEDNVQTDDLSQLGAAQHHFIAFDTIRKFGAKKLDLLEAIYSLLDLLTPTSKPNSELLKQAWEENYAGGLSIFTGPHLYSELALETTKQTIELRYTMLRNLFVLQHLIRTMQCDYRNEMVNVMLARLEPRIQTLLRSYQAMSWIANTRLELDWSRGRNEIVSTYPPSQRNTPLTLLQAYARCRLYYKQSREPWHPGSTLDEPLDEIPNCSMLSLTQKANVIITHLSPMHDDFRFGEWLSESALTIHIDNYVELVGDWCPTNRFSRSFIQAKAFLLDGDTFKALDLFLKSHEGVHKERFLLKFICHYANGEKRMVSPYEIASTYFLQVIRLFELYGAHDVVPVLVKIALKHTLQPERQAMLQNIEFCSYMTLGRYKEAYKSLWENVDPARRKDCLRQLINLLLSNGDLGRLMMLPSRGHLKDFTDIIAMNARTSDMEDGLRYDFLYAFFVGKHFMRDAADIAFEGAMRYISENTSREHLQLHFRMLLKCISCLATLPTWRAWVARPMNDNSNNDAQQSLSAEPAVLNVEKLQERLTIVQAILCLAKNADDSKLLASMKPKELVTLLLHRKKYNQALQLAHSSVPAMVATVYGHLAKACVSASSTSADNTDNSWLHENCLADIPVGKDGASTAWNYLQHIIGNEPEDLAVDAHLAVLNNVVSSGASVPLWLRTWCFEHSPVQLVRTYWSHGFLEDACDCMEELFKKRYFTPGHCHHVAFPLTLYERLYYDLENSPNRSQATVDKYLRLVKDYM from the exons ATGGATTCATTATCTATTACCCAGTTCAAAGAAGTTCCTCTCCTCAAGCAGAGTATTgagctgaaaagaaaaaccatcgATGTGACGTGTG GAGGATATCCGACTTTGTTGATTGATTCGAAAACATCCGAGCACTCGGGTGGTTTCATTCTTCAAGGGTCCAATGTAGAACGCCAACATGGCGCACGGTTTATATACTG GCGTACGTTGAGAGAAACCATTTACTTATCCGAGACATGTCTGCATCGAAATGACCTTTGGCATgaagtgaaaataattttcaaaggCAGTCCAATTCTATCGGTGGACATCGACAAAGATGTGAACCTCTTCATGCTTATCGTTACAACAACTACCTTTCATCGGATTCCCATTAAACGTCCATCGAGCAACGATAGCATTCTACTAACTGAACAGGATTCAGTGCTGTTTACGCTCAACGAACATGTCATAACGGATCCGATGAATTGCTATAATTTCATCAATAATATTG GTCAATCGGTCCCTACGATGGCCACGGCTGTACACTGCGCCGGTAAAAACAGCAGCTCGTTTGCCATTGCTACGGCCAATTCACTGCATCTCGGAACGATGAGTTCGGGAGGTGACAAGCCGGAAGTTAAGTTTGTGAAGCTGGAGTGCCAAACGCCATCGGTAGCCAACTTCATCGAACAAATTGGTTCCGTGTGGAGTACGAACCGTACCAACCAGTCGCAGGTTGTTACGATGTGCTGCATTACAGCGCCCAACCGGGAGGATCAGCCACTTCTTTTCACCGTCCATCGTGACGGCGCACTACGCGTTTGGCTGCATTCTGGGCAGCTTCTAACCACCGAATATCTGAGCAAGTACACCAGCGGTAGTAGGAAAGATT TTCATAGTTGCGTTTCTCGCGGATCTAATGCATTGGTCGGACTGTACGTGtcctttaaaacattttccgaaTTTGTCATCCTTCGGCCGACGGTGACGTCCGGTACTGAATCGCTAACACTGCAGAATGTGTACACTGTTCTTGCGCCGACATTTGATCTGATCGATTTCCAATTGTGCGAGTACAACCTCTGGACGCTGTGGTGCAACGCCAAGAATGAAATGCAAACACTCGTCTGCGAGCTGCCCGTTCAAGgcaaaatggggaaaatgaaTTGGCAACCGGTGGCCACGGCAAGCGCTGTGGATGATGATCTGCTGGAGCAGGCAGATGGTATCGATTTGTCCGAGTTTTACTGCAAACGCATTTTCAACTCGGGACTTTTCCCCCCCGTTGCAATTAAAAAGACCCTTATG ATGCTTAAACAGGATATAAGCGGTCGTGAGGGAAGCCCTGTCATTGGCAGCATGTTGCGATTGAAGCGGGACGTTATCGCCTGCATCAAGAGGCAGCTGCGGAAGGAACAGGTCGCTATGGAGCGGAATGGACCTTGCGATGAGGAAAAGCTGCTGGAAACATCGAATCAGCtgtgggaaaagttttatcgCTACTGCGTTCAGTACAGTGAAGAGTCTTCTCGTCCCATTGGTTTGTTTCTCTGCGAGGAAATGGGCGGTGAGGCAACCAGTTTTGCCGTTGGCCTGGTTCGCAAACATGTTGTCAGCTTTATTCGCTCGTGCGATCATCTGGAGGCAGCATTTTATAGCACAGAACCTCAAGCAGTAGCCGAAACATACGACGGGACAAATTTGCTTATCAGTTCGCTGAAAACACTGGAGCAAACTCTGAGCCAGGATGAAAAGCTGGAGCTTGGCAACtttctccagcagcagcagctcctcgCAGCTGTTCCAAAGTTGCAGGATGACCTAGATGCTGACATGCAATCACAGGAAATGATGTCTCAATCTGAACCTGAACCTGATGCTGAAGCGGATGATGAAGACAATGTTCAAACGGATGATCTGTCGCAACTCGGTGCCGCACAACAtcattttattgcattt GATACAATTCGCAAGTTTGGGGCAAAGAAGCTGGATTTATTGGAAGccatttatagtttgcttGACTTGCTAACGCCCACTTCTAAACCTAACTCGGAACTTTTGAAGCAAGCTTGGGAGGAGAATTATGCTGGTGGGTTGTCTATTTTCACCGGTCCGCACCTTTACAGCGAATTAGCCCTGGAGACAACGAAACAGACTATCGAATTACGTTACACAATGCTGCGCAATCTGTTTGTGCTGCAGCATCTTATTAGAACGATGCAATGCGACTATCGGAACGAAATGGTTAACGTGATGTTGGCCAGACTCGAGCCACGTATCCAAACGTTGCTGCGTTCCTATCAAGCGATGAGCTGGATTGCTAACACGCGTCTGGAGTTGGATTGGTCCCGCGGAAG AAACGAAATAGTCTCCACCTATCCACCCAGCCAACGAAACACTCCACTCACTTTACTGCAGGCGTACGCCAGGTGTCGCCTATACTACAAACAATCTCGGGAACCTTGGCATCCAGGAAGTACATTGGATGAGCCATTGGATGAAATTCCCAACTGTTCGATGCTTTCGTTAACGCAAAAAGCAAACGTCATCATCACGCACTT GTCCCCAATGCATGACGATTTTCGTTTCGGCGAGTGGCTTTCAGAAAGCGCACTTACGATCCATATCGATAACTACGTTGAGCTGGTGGGTGACTGGTGTCCAACGAACAGATTTTCTA GAAGCTTCATCCAAGCCAAAGCCTTTCTCCTCGATGGCGATACGTTCAAAGCTCTTGATCTCTTCCTGAAATCACACGAGGGAGTCCATAAGGAACGATTCTTGCTGAAGTTTATCTGTCATTATGCAAACGGAGAGAAGCGCATGGTGTCGCCGTATGAAATCGCGTCCACGTACTTTTTACAGGTCATTCGTCTTTTTGAGCTGTACGGCGCACACGATGTTGTTCCGGTGCTGGTGAAAATCGCCCTGAAACATACGTTACAACCGGAGCGGCAG GCAATGTTACAGAACATTGAATTCTGCAGCTACATGACGTTGGGTCGCTATAAGGAGGCCTACAAGTCGCTATGGGAAAACGTCGATCCGGCACGCAGGAAGGATTGCTTGCGTCAGTTGATCAACTTGCTACTTTCGAATGGGGACCTGGGTCGGCTAATGATGCTTCCGTCTCGCGGTCACCTGAAGGACTTCACTGACATCATTGCCATGAATGCACGTACCTCAGATATGGAGGACGGCCTGCGGTACGATTTCTTGTACGCATTCTTCGTCGGAAAACATTTCATGCGCGATG CTGCTGATATTGCGTTTGAAGGTGCGATGCGTTACATTAGCGAAAACACTTCACGTGAACACCTACAACTACACTTCCGGATGCTGCTGAAATGTATCTCTTGTCTTGCCACTTTACCCACGTGGCGAGCGTGGGTAGCTCGCCCTATGAACGATAACAGCAACAATGACGCGCAG CAGAGCCTTTCCGCTGAACCAGCGGTGCTCAACGTAGAAAAACTTCAGGAGCGGTTAACGATCGTACAAGCTATCCTTTGCCTTGCAAAGAACGCCGACGACTCCAAGCTGCTCGCGTCGATGAAGCCGAAAGAATTGGTAACGCTTCTTTTGCACCGAAAGAAGTATAATCAAGCGTTGCAACTAGCGCACTCCAGTGTGCCTGCGATGGTGGCCACGGTATACGGTCATCTGGCAAAAGCGTGTGTGTCAGCTTCATCTACCAGCGCAGACAACACCGACAACAGCTGGCTGCATGAGAATTGTTTGGCGGACATTCCGGTCGGCAAGGACGGCGCGTCCACGGCGTGGAACTATTTACAGCACATTATTGGGAACGAGCCGGAAGATTTGGCTGTCGATGCGCATCTCGCAGTTCTCAACAATGTTGTATCATCCGGCGCAAGTGTTCCTCTGTGGCTTCGAACTTGGTGCTTCGAGCATAGTCCGGTGCAATTGGTTCGAACCTACTGGAGCCACGGTTTCCTAGAGGACGCCTGCGATTGTATGGAGGAATTGTTCAAGAAACGGTACTTCACGCCCGGCCATTGCCATCATGTTGCCTTCCCATTGACGCTGTACGAGCGCCTGTATTATGATTTGGAAAATTCGCCAAACCGTTCACAG GCGACTGTAGACAAATATCTACGGCTGGTAAAAGATTATATGTAA